The Girardinichthys multiradiatus isolate DD_20200921_A chromosome Y, DD_fGirMul_XY1, whole genome shotgun sequence genome has a window encoding:
- the LOC124865064 gene encoding uncharacterized protein LOC124865064 isoform X2 has protein sequence MLDRSNANFLLWPPCVEVQRCSGCCNTKSLQCVPVVTHTRYLQVMKIEYINKRPTYGKAIVSVVDHVECRCQSAQRAAVLKKKSSHRLHSHLHQNQTHSPGSVQGQVKVHSKNKLHQLDELKQNQRADLEDFLEQQWDPRGDTIHHPGDGYSVAGEDVSLSEETVFFPPHWAHNFTRVLGTEDQMEAQENVGSRNVEVSKDKSGPSMGDVGVEAKTRLGEDGLNSTEGNTKTGHKDTQTHNPLGQDDKSKPFRSHNGVAEKPQAMFNPSEETLIEVKSMFRPTKEPNPEPRQLAGRRENETPDVERMLQTEEEKLEAERKELLLLHKRLDEEKELLRQQKMKQEEEERLKEKETHSQHLQHRKHHHLHTTSKTETTTTTATTQKASASTEPRRPVRPNPPKRRMRKNRIRISKAAMRAMLM, from the exons ATGTTAGACCGCAGCAATGCCAACTTTCTGCTGTGGCCTCCGTGTGTGGAAGTTCAGCGCTGCTCTGGCTGCTGCAACACCAAGAGCCTGCAGTGCGTTCCCGTTGTCACGCACACCAGATACTTGCAG GTCATGAAGATTGAGTACATCAACAAAAGACCCACTTATGGTAAAGCTATAGTGTCAGTCGTGGATCATGTGGAGTGCAGATGTCAGTCTGCTCAGCGTGCTGCTGTACTCAAGAAGAAATCCTCTCACAGACTGCACAGTCACCTGCATCAAAATCAGACACACAGCCCAGGATCTGTGCAAGGACAG GTGAAGGTGCACTCCAAGAATAAACTCCATCAGTTGGATGAGCTGAAACAAAATCAGAGGGCTGATCTGGAGGATTTCCTGGAACAGCAATGGGACCCCAGAGGAGACACCATTCATCATCCTGGAGATGGGTACAGTGTTGCTGGAGAAGACGTGTCTCTGTCTGAGGAGACTGTTTTCTTTCCTCCGCACTGGGCTCATAACTTTACCAGGGTTCTTGGGACGGAAGATCAAATGGAGGCACAGGAGAATGTGGGGAGCAGGAATGTTGAGGTTTCTAAAGACAAATCAGGACCCTCTATGGGTGATGTGGGTGTGGAAGCAAAGACAAGGTTGGGAGAAGACGGGTTAAACAGCACTGAAGGCAATACTAAAACaggacacaaagacacacaaacGCATAACCCTCTAGGGCAAGATGACAAATCCAAACCTTTTAGAAGCCATAATGGTGTTGCTGAGAAGCCTCAAGCCATGTTCAATCCTAGTGAGGAAACCCTCATTGAAGTAAAAAGCATGTTCCGACCGACCAAAGAACCAAATCCAGAGCCTCGACAACTGGCAGGAAGGAGAGAAAATGAGACTCCGGATGTGGAAAGGATGTTACAAACCGAGGAGGAAAAATTAGAGGCTGAGAGAAAAGAGCTTCTCCTTCTCCACAAAAGGTTGGATGAAGAGAAGGAATTACTGCGACAGCAGAAAAtgaagcaggaggaggaggaaaggctgaaagaaaaggagACACACAGTCAACATCTCCAACATAGGAAACATCATCATCTGCATACAACATCAAAAACag agacaacaacaaccacagctactACACAGAAAGCATCGGCTTCAACAGAACCCAGACGCCCAGTTCGTCCAAACCCTCCAAAACGAAGAATGAGGAAGAATCGCATACGGATCAGCAAGGCAGCAATGAGAGCAATGCTCATGTAG